The following coding sequences lie in one Eschrichtius robustus isolate mEscRob2 chromosome 10, mEscRob2.pri, whole genome shotgun sequence genomic window:
- the EXD3 gene encoding exonuclease mut-7 homolog isoform X7 — MGRDPLLFLQTLQTLWSTQELGQLREEAQRGFAALEDPLAALLDMLDGSRGWRGKGPSLEAWVARELKRCLQAQPCLGPARGSPGLKQLQARAVKLLAESPPGLVEPLVSIFQLQDADRSPLLADVHRLHQEGKFKEAIVLGTKLRLQADLDVEKMCIPLLLQDKADLVERYVDGFPDLQRRLLALMDSWCQPGFDIRVVARRYPQTTLRLERLSPRALGRQVLRLLEQHGLDPALCPNVVTQQRLAALRYLCYKRLVERSVPRESWAEHVQGLVGQDQGLQEQLLQLLASHDDAALVAQCALDLLLPEERLPASVAAELRQLRIQERTAEAPLEDGKDDYYQLPISREHLHFLALWEDLARHQEELLQPGRVVGVDLEWRPSFGAGGRPRALLMQVAVEGRVFLLDLPRLSSPAGGQAPQAFSRLVSRLLADPSITKLGYGMAGDLRSLGASCPALAQAEKQLQGSVDLLQVHRQMRAADRPAPGVDGAAGPRGLSLLVQQVLGKPLDKMQQLSNWDRRPLGEGQLVYAAADAYCLLEVYWALCREPARFHLSGDLARSLRLGHGERAGAGELPPLQKASASPQQVPAGEDAAPEVPARAFRVVCDSMLQGLARRLRCLGIDVLVLATGEDHRRAAEVARREGRIILTSGLPYHKLRAQVGAGRCLSVDCSLKARQQATAVIRHFNVRVTHSDIFSRCQLDLE, encoded by the exons GCCGGGACCCGCTCCTGTTCCTGCAGACCCTGCAGACGCTGTGGTCCACTCAGGAGCTGGGACAG CTCCGGGAGGAAGCCCAGAGGGGATTCGCCGCCCTGGAGGACCCGCTCGCCGCCCTCCTGGACATGCTGGACGGCAGCCGGGGCTGGCGGGGGAAGGGCCCCTCCCTGGAGGCCTGGGTCGCCCGCGAGCTGAAGCGCTGCTTGCAGGCACAGCCGTGCCTGGGGCCGGCCCGG GGCAGCCCAGGGCTGAAGCAGCTGCAGGCCCGTGCGGTCAAGCTCCTCGCCGAGAGCCCCCCCGGCCTCGTGGAGCCGCTGGTCAGCATCTTCCAGCTGCAGGACGCAGACCGGAGCCCCCTGCTGGCTGACGTCCACCGGCTGCACCAGGAGGGCAAGTTCAAAGAA GCCATCGTGCTGGGGACAAAGCTGCGGCTGCAGGCAGATCTTGATGTTGAGAAG ATGTGCATTCCCCTGCTCCTCCAGGACAAGGCAGACCTTGTGGAGCGCTACGTGGATGGCTTTCCCGACCTCCAGCGGAGGCTGCTGGCCCTCATGGACTCCTGGTGCCAGCCCGGCTTTGACATCAGAGTCGTCGCCAG AAGGTACCCGCAGACGACCTTGAGGCTGGAGAGGCTGAGCCCCAGAGCGCTGGGTCGGCAGGTCCTGCGGCTGCTGGAGCAGCACGGCCTGGACCCTG CCCTGTGTCCCAACGTCGTCACCCAGCAGCGCCTGGCCGCCCTGCGGTATCTGTGCTACAAGCGGCTGGTAGAG AGAAGCGTACCTCGGGAGAGCTGGGCCGAGCATGTGCAG GGCCTGGTGGGGCAGGACCAGGGGCTACAGGagcagctgctgcagctgctggcgTCTCACGACGACGCGGCCCTGGTCGCCCAGTGTGCCCTGGACCTCCTGCTGCCCGAGGAGCGACTCCCGGCCTCGGTGGCCGCAGAGCTCCGCCAACTCAGGATCCAGGAGAG GACGGCCGAGGCCCCTCTGGAGGACGGGAAGGACGATTACTATCAGCTGCCCATCTCCAGGGAGCACCTCCACTTCCTGGCCTTGTGGGAGGACCTGGCCAGGCACCAGGAGGAGCTCCTGCAG CCCGGCCGGGTGGTCGGCGTGGACCTGGAGTGGAGGCCCTCGTTCGGCGCCGGGGGCCGGCCCCGGGCGTTGCTCATGCAGGTGGCCGTGGAGGGCCGCGTGTTCCTGCTGGACCTGCCCCGGCTCTCAAGTCCGGCAGGAGGGCAGGCACCCCAGGCCTTCTCCCGGCTGGTGTCCCGGCTGCTCGCGGACCCCTCCATCACCAAGCTGG GTTATGGGATGGCGGGGGACCTGCGGAGCTTGGGTGCCTCCTGCCCGGCCCTGGCCCAGGCCGAGAAGCAGCTGCAGGGCAGCGTGGACCTGCTGCAGGTGCACAGGCAG ATGCGGGCGGCAGACAGGCCAGCCCCAGGCGTGGACGGGGCCGCAGGGCCGCGGGGCCTCAGCCTCCTGGTGCAGCAGGTGCTGGGCAAGCCCCTGGACAAGATGCAGCAGCTTTCCAACTGGGACCGGCGGCCGCTGGGCGAGGGGCAGCTGGTCTACGCAG CCGCTGACGCCTACTGCCTGCTGGAGGTGTACTGGGCTCTGTGCAGAGAGCCTGCCCGCTTCCACCTGTCGGGGGACCTGGCCAGGAGCCTGAGGCTGGGACACGGTGAGAGAGCGGGGGCTGGGGAGCTGCCGCCCCTGCAGAAGGCCTCGGCCTCGCCCCAGCAG GTGCCCGCGGGTGAGGACGCAGCCCCCGAGGTCCCGGCCAGGGCCTTCCGCGTGGTGTGTGACAGCATGCTGCAGGGGCTGGCGCGGAGACTCCGCTGTCTGGGCATTGACGTGCTGGTGCTGGCCACCGGCGAGGACCACCGCAGGGCCGCCGAG